From the genome of Clavelina lepadiformis chromosome 2, kaClaLepa1.1, whole genome shotgun sequence:
CTTAACAACTcgcaaaaatataaacaataatgAATTCCAAAGAGAAAAATAGATTTATAGTGTTTAGCAGACGACAGGTCGATTGCAGTTTAATTTGAGTCGATCGGGAAACTCAAAAGGTTTCCTAACCTTGAGTTACACTATAAAATTTGAACACAAAGcattacaaaaaaatcaaaacaaaaaagtgacaaagccagAAAGCTTTTAATGTCAACTGTTTAACCACACCAATACAATAACTTATGCCTCACCGGAAAAGCTGCAAAATTTCTGTTGCCGTTTCATTCATATTCATGTTGCATATGTTCATCATAATTTTATATCCTTTCTAGATATAGAACAATTGTATGAAGCTAGCTACAAACTTTATGCATGCACCATACATAATCATAAAACATCagctgcaaataaaaataaataaattagtaGTACAGCAAAATAGTACTGATAACATTGTAAAACATATGTCACGTGCTTTGCATATATTATATGATGAATGCCCGGATTTAATTAGGTACTTAATTGGTGCGGCACTGACTAACGCACTAACTAACAAACATATCTATAACATGTACCCTAGAAGCAAGGCCATGTTTGACTCAAGCTGATGAGACAGCTAAAGCGAAACACAAGGAATGTTGTCCTATAAACTTCTGGCTGACTATGGTATCATCATATCCTACGCTAGCCAGTCATGCTGTTCCCCAGTTATTAATTTTTCCGTCTACATGGGAATGCGAGCAGGGGTTCTTTGCTATGGTGACTATCAAATCGAAGAAACGGAACCGCCTTGTTGCGCCTGGACGTGACTTTCGATGCGCTGTCAGCAAAGTTATTCCTCGCATCGATCAACTGGTTGAGAAAAAACAACTTCATCCATCTCATTAAAATTGTgttgtgtttttgttaatttcatcTTGAGGGTTTTAAGTATCCCATTCAATGGTattcattaaacattttgtctatcattttttatttgtgaatgCTGGAGTCTTGTCTGACCACCTACAATGTAGGTGGGCATTAGGGTGGATCGGCCGAATTGCGACCACAACTTCAAAGCATTATAAAATGAGCTTAGAAAGGGCtaatacaaatttcattacatAATAATTGTTAGATAgctgttataatataatataacatcaaatattttcttaaaaattctttttggGCTTTTGTGGATGCTCGGTTTAAGAACGCTCTAAGTCGCAAGGTCGTGCTTTTCCAGACTAATTCTTGACATCAGACAACCTTTAGCAGTATCCCCAAATATTGAATGCAAGGTTGAGGAGGAAGATCGGGAGATAAAGAAGactttcaaatgaaaaatctAACTCTTTAAAGATATCTCGACTCAATCACCATTCAGTTTTTATAGCGTTGTTTGCctgcaattttatgttttcgtttcgttataataaaataaattaagtaTTATGGTTTTGAGTTCaggttttttaaataaaatgaagaAAGTAGATTCTGCATATTATGACCATCTTCGGACCAGACCATTTTGGTCAGAATATCCGAATGGTCAAAATAACCGAGACTGCTACAGTATCGTTTAATCACATCAGAATTGATACAGTTAggcatgaaataaaaaaaacgacaaatttatcatttatttcattaacattaaactcaaaattaaaatcattgTCAATGGGTGGGTTGACAACACACATGGCACAATTATTACTGTTACTTGCACACCTGACATGAAAAATTGATATACGGTAAAAACTTGAAAGATGGATTAAGTGGTCATAATATTCGAAGACTGGCCATAGTAAACGAAGAAGTCTACATGGCAAATTTCGGAACCATACCAAAATGGTCATACTACAGTtgaatccggttaattgcattctggataatcgCATAATCCGTTTTATCGCATGAAGAGCGCAAATCCCAAACCATagtctatcatttgtaaagataatatacttcggtttatcgcataacggtttattgcataatccgcttaattgaataaaaatgaaggtaATTTATTCGActattcaaaagtttttaaaaggtaaaattgaaaacaacgcgCACTGGAAGCGCAGTGCGCACACGCAATGAATGAGCTTTGTGACTTGAAGTGCGctttgttacgaaacaatCAAAAGCACACCAGCACACAGCAAAAGACGagagaaagagaaaaaagacGAGAAAAAAGACGACATTAACGaagaaagctctgctgacgcaatcgctGCGACTGcacgaaaaaataaagaagttctgcatGCACTTGATACAATTCGCCgacgactacagtttgaaggggcggacatggccacatttgttcgtttagatttagaaacacaaatgcaagaaagcatgcaaaataaaattaaataaacaacaatcaCGCAGtatttttcttgattaaacaataaatgtcagagtattttgttttgtttgaatgaaTTCATGATCGCAACACACAATAAATGTTAGTGAATTGCGTGTGCGTGCGTGTTGACGTCGTTACACGTGACTAGCTTTGCACGTCAAGTAACaaaataagtggaatttgcactttCGGATAAAtgcataattcgtttaatcgcataaaaaggcttggcaaattgattatgcaattaaccggattcgactgtattgGTCATATATTCACTGTGTGGCAAAGCACTATCTTTTGGTGATATGGTTACATTTAATTAAGGTGCCGACATTCACAGATCTTCAAGTCCAGGTAGCTATTTGATCGATTTTAAAATCAGAAGAAATTATAAAGTACTGACAGTTTTAAAACCTTAAGACACCTGCAAAACATCgcatatttttaaattcaacTACTctacaagaaataaaacatataattaatgaaatgGCCCCAATACTAAGCTGTGGGATTGATAGAATACCAGTAAAAGTACTTAAAACACCctgataatattttatttgtattatcTCAAGTGTTTAATAAGTCCTTGTCCATGAGAAAATTCATTGAATCCCTCAAAACAGCCAGAGCAATTCCTGTACATAAAAAGGGGACCCAAGTATTTGTTTTGGTGGGTGCCACAGAGCTAAGCAATTCTTCTATAATTTTACCGCATTCtttaatataattaaattttggCTTTTCATCAGATACCCCTCTTCACTACTGCGAGCATCAGTAGATCTGTTTAtgtcgacccactttgattcttttttaaattacaagcgttatggacattggattgtaaagatttcgctcaaGTGGGTTGCATACATTTTCCTTTAcatgataaaaaaattgaaaacctagttgcctagttcttattttacagtggtttTAATCTTACGCACTGGATTTATTGAATATGACGTCTAGGCAAAGATACGTGGTCAG
Proteins encoded in this window:
- the LOC143444894 gene encoding protein FAM200A-like, which codes for TCTLEARPCLTQADETAKAKHKECCPINFWLTMVSSYPTLASHAVPQLLIFPSTWECEQGFFAMVTIKSKKRNRLVAPGRDFRCAVSKVIPRIDQLVEKKQLHPSH